One window of the Vicinamibacterales bacterium genome contains the following:
- a CDS encoding tetratricopeptide repeat protein — MRRLALALMVAVAALVSPLAQSGPGLGRATFTNSGSPKAQADFQRGIAWLHSFGYEDAIDAFRAAQKIDPDFAMAYWGEAMSFSQPLWFFEEVPKGRAALARLGPSPEARIAKAKTAREQGFMRAVEALFGPGDKPARAAAHARAMATVAAENPADDEAQTFYALALLATMPRGDASLPIRRQAGAIAEKVFARSPNHPGAAHYILHAYDHSSLAAKGLPAARAYAKIAPAASHALHMPAHSFLQAGLWDEAALSDEASWNASIAWAKRRGLSIVSRDYHSLAWLQYEWTQQGRFSKTKEAIALVEEGMKLSPGLQPQAPSPQHAGGHGYGESEIGRGSGVAALRNDRASMRARYIIESGRWGEMKGQTTFDNIEELLALGLSAVNLGDAARVAAVIEQLRGAAGPGQPAELREQAEVMLKEMEAVDLFAQGRRTEAFAMMDRAAALQARMPKPIGRPFPVKGADELYGDLLLQAGRPKEAAVWFDRALARTPNRSKAVLGLARAYRNSGDAASAKATYKRFLANYRLADPGLPEVAEARDAVR, encoded by the coding sequence ATGCGACGCCTCGCTCTTGCGCTCATGGTGGCCGTTGCCGCCCTCGTCTCGCCCCTCGCGCAATCTGGGCCCGGTTTGGGCCGCGCCACCTTCACGAATTCCGGCAGTCCCAAGGCGCAAGCCGACTTCCAGCGCGGCATTGCCTGGCTCCATAGCTTTGGCTACGAAGACGCCATCGACGCGTTCCGCGCGGCGCAGAAGATCGACCCCGACTTTGCGATGGCGTATTGGGGCGAGGCGATGAGCTTCAGCCAGCCGCTGTGGTTTTTCGAAGAGGTCCCGAAAGGGCGCGCGGCACTGGCCAGGCTGGGTCCGTCGCCCGAGGCCAGGATCGCGAAGGCGAAGACCGCGCGGGAGCAAGGCTTCATGCGCGCCGTCGAGGCGCTCTTCGGGCCTGGCGACAAGCCCGCCCGGGCGGCGGCCCACGCCAGGGCTATGGCCACGGTAGCGGCGGAGAATCCCGCGGATGATGAGGCGCAGACCTTCTACGCGCTGGCCCTCCTGGCCACGATGCCCCGTGGCGACGCCTCGTTGCCGATCCGGCGGCAGGCCGGCGCGATCGCCGAGAAGGTGTTCGCCCGCAGTCCGAATCATCCCGGCGCGGCGCACTACATTCTGCATGCCTACGACCATTCGAGCCTGGCGGCCAAGGGGCTGCCGGCCGCGCGCGCCTACGCGAAGATCGCGCCGGCCGCGAGCCACGCACTCCACATGCCGGCGCATTCGTTTCTGCAGGCCGGGCTGTGGGACGAGGCGGCCTTGTCGGATGAGGCCTCGTGGAACGCGTCGATCGCCTGGGCGAAGCGGCGTGGCTTGTCCATCGTCAGCCGTGACTATCACAGCCTCGCGTGGCTGCAATACGAGTGGACGCAGCAGGGACGGTTCTCAAAGACGAAGGAGGCCATCGCCTTGGTGGAAGAGGGAATGAAGCTGTCCCCAGGCCTCCAGCCACAGGCCCCAAGCCCCCAACACGCCGGCGGGCACGGTTACGGGGAGAGCGAGATTGGGCGAGGGAGTGGCGTGGCCGCCTTGCGCAACGACCGCGCCTCGATGCGTGCCCGCTACATCATCGAGAGCGGGCGCTGGGGCGAGATGAAGGGCCAGACCACGTTCGACAACATCGAGGAGCTGTTGGCGCTGGGCCTCAGCGCCGTGAACCTGGGCGACGCGGCGCGAGTGGCCGCCGTGATCGAACAGTTACGCGGGGCCGCGGGACCCGGCCAGCCCGCCGAACTGCGCGAGCAGGCAGAAGTGATGCTGAAGGAGATGGAAGCCGTGGACCTCTTTGCCCAGGGCCGCCGGACCGAGGCCTTTGCCATGATGGACCGGGCCGCGGCGTTGCAGGCGAGGATGCCGAAGCCGATTGGGCGGCCGTTCCCGGTCAAGGGTGCGGACGAGTTGTACGGGGACCTCCTCTTGCAGGCCGGACGCCCAAAGGAAGCCGCCGTCTGGTTCGACCGTGCGCTGGCGCGGACGCCGAATCGCAGCAAGGCGGTGCTGGGGCTGGCCCGCGCGTATCGCAACTCGGGCGACGCCGCGTCGGCGAAGGCGACATACAAACGCTTTCTCGCCAACTACCGCCTCGCCGACCCCGGGCTTCCCGAGGTTGCCGAGGCGCGCGACGCGGTCAGATAG
- a CDS encoding molybdopterin-dependent oxidoreductase — MLDLDAIHKQAKPMGPHLFECSGNANPSNFGLMSVAEWDGVPLADVVARLKPAKDATAVLVSGFDHIGQVSQRSIVGASWVFPLSSLDKLGAHLAVRMNGEPLPADHGRPVRLVVPGWYGCTWIKWVNEIRLVGPDEPATTQMVEFANRTHQAEPYKLAKDYTPADIQTAATPVRVEKRRTASGIEYRIVGILWGGAKAVDRLAIRFKKDAEFQPFAVCPTPKTHTMWSLWEYRWKPTEPGTYDIALRVADASIPQRRLETGYYMRQVKIDEV, encoded by the coding sequence ATGCTCGATCTCGACGCGATCCACAAACAAGCGAAGCCCATGGGGCCGCACCTGTTCGAATGCTCCGGCAACGCCAACCCCTCGAACTTCGGGTTGATGAGCGTGGCGGAATGGGACGGCGTCCCGCTTGCCGATGTCGTGGCCCGGTTGAAGCCCGCCAAGGACGCGACCGCGGTGCTGGTGAGCGGCTTCGACCACATCGGCCAGGTTTCGCAGCGCTCCATCGTCGGCGCCAGCTGGGTGTTTCCGCTGTCGTCGCTCGACAAGCTGGGCGCCCACCTGGCGGTCCGCATGAACGGCGAGCCGCTGCCCGCCGATCACGGCAGGCCCGTGCGCCTGGTCGTGCCCGGCTGGTACGGCTGCACTTGGATCAAGTGGGTCAACGAAATCCGCCTGGTCGGCCCCGATGAGCCGGCGACGACGCAGATGGTGGAGTTTGCGAACCGGACCCATCAAGCCGAGCCGTACAAGTTGGCGAAAGACTACACGCCGGCCGACATCCAGACCGCGGCCACTCCCGTGCGCGTGGAAAAGCGCCGCACCGCATCGGGCATCGAATACCGCATCGTCGGGATCCTGTGGGGCGGGGCGAAGGCCGTGGATCGCCTGGCCATCCGGTTCAAGAAGGACGCGGAGTTCCAGCCGTTCGCGGTGTGCCCCACGCCCAAGACGCACACGATGTGGTCGCTGTGGGAATACCGGTGGAAGCCGACCGAGCCTGGCACCTATGACATCGCGTTGCGCGTCGCCGACGCCTCGATCCCCCAGCGTCGGCTGGAGACGGGATACTACATGAGGCAAGTGAAGATCGACGAAGTGTGA
- a CDS encoding response regulator gives MAVRPWADWPWSRPGLVWHAVCIARVMHVLVVDQSPTMRRIVINTLGQMGCHDCHEAGSGVEAIRSLVALPIGLVILQRHLPDMSGVDLARALRRKEATRDIGIVMVTKNESEDEILAARRVGVTEWVVVPLNANILKTKIATAMRGVCLAAGSALQQVASA, from the coding sequence ATGGCAGTGCGGCCGTGGGCAGATTGGCCCTGGAGCCGGCCAGGGCTCGTCTGGCATGCCGTCTGCATCGCGAGGGTCATGCACGTACTTGTCGTCGACCAGTCACCAACAATGCGGCGCATTGTCATCAATACCCTGGGCCAGATGGGCTGTCACGACTGCCACGAGGCCGGCAGTGGCGTGGAGGCAATCAGAAGCCTCGTCGCACTACCCATCGGGTTGGTCATCCTTCAGCGACACCTCCCCGACATGAGCGGCGTCGATCTGGCGCGAGCCCTGCGCCGCAAGGAAGCCACCCGTGATATCGGAATCGTGATGGTGACCAAGAACGAAAGCGAGGACGAGATTCTTGCTGCCCGGCGCGTAGGGGTCACCGAATGGGTGGTGGTGCCGCTCAACGCCAACATTCTAAAGACCAAGATCGCCACAGCCATGCGCGGTGTGTGCCTCGCCGCCGGCTCGGCGCTGCAGCAGGTCGCCAGCGCGTGA
- a CDS encoding VWA domain-containing protein, translating into MKFSFAVAAGIAAVAGTVAVTAQQPTFRTGVTLVSTDVIPRDDKGRFVADLTRENFTLLEDGQPQVVTSFFLVQGGRTFNLMTPGSAAAAPEGIVLPPARRRVDDTAGRVFLIFVDDLHFDPEMSPHVRKLLQTIGDTLIHEGDLVALVSSGPSYISIGPTYDKKMMMEAVGKVRGTGLIPAEIFKMLETSQGPADIRARAQTAFYTAYSILYDLEQVTNKRKAVIYISNGYDFDPFAEGRAGRDRVQGGRFAEPLRTMNDEENPYFRLSAVTADIDLHRLMRELTLSANRANATLYTVDPRGLAGVVDLASSADQSEWRTHLQKTTSTLRYMAEETGGFAVVNTNDYASEFKRIDAETSDYYVLGFYSTNPDPSRRTRTLEVKVDRPNVTVASRRAYSLKTEGKPPAPVQPKKK; encoded by the coding sequence ATGAAGTTCAGCTTTGCAGTGGCCGCCGGCATTGCCGCGGTAGCCGGGACGGTGGCGGTGACCGCGCAGCAGCCGACGTTTCGCACCGGGGTCACGCTGGTCAGCACCGACGTCATCCCGCGCGACGACAAGGGCCGCTTTGTCGCCGACCTGACGCGCGAGAACTTCACCCTGCTCGAAGATGGACAGCCGCAAGTCGTGACGTCGTTCTTTCTCGTCCAGGGCGGCCGGACGTTCAATCTCATGACCCCTGGGTCGGCGGCCGCGGCGCCGGAAGGCATCGTGTTGCCGCCGGCGCGCCGCCGCGTCGACGACACCGCGGGGCGGGTCTTCCTGATCTTCGTCGACGATCTCCACTTCGACCCCGAAATGTCGCCGCACGTGCGCAAGCTGCTGCAGACAATCGGCGACACCCTGATCCACGAAGGCGATCTCGTCGCCCTGGTGTCGAGCGGTCCGTCGTACATCAGCATCGGGCCGACCTACGACAAGAAGATGATGATGGAGGCGGTGGGCAAGGTGCGCGGCACCGGACTGATTCCCGCCGAGATCTTCAAGATGCTCGAGACATCGCAGGGGCCCGCCGACATCCGGGCGCGGGCCCAGACGGCGTTCTACACGGCCTACAGCATCCTGTACGACCTCGAACAGGTCACCAATAAGCGGAAGGCCGTGATCTACATCAGCAACGGCTACGATTTCGATCCGTTCGCGGAAGGCCGCGCCGGACGGGATCGCGTGCAGGGCGGCCGCTTCGCGGAACCCCTGCGCACGATGAATGACGAAGAGAACCCGTACTTCCGCCTGAGCGCCGTCACCGCGGACATCGACTTGCACCGGTTGATGCGCGAACTCACGCTGTCGGCCAACCGGGCCAATGCCACGCTCTATACCGTGGACCCGCGAGGCCTCGCGGGCGTCGTCGATCTGGCGTCGTCCGCGGACCAGAGCGAATGGCGCACGCACCTCCAGAAGACCACCAGCACGCTGCGCTACATGGCTGAGGAAACCGGCGGATTTGCGGTGGTCAACACCAACGACTACGCGTCGGAGTTCAAGCGCATCGACGCCGAGACCAGCGATTACTACGTGCTTGGCTTCTACTCGACCAACCCCGACCCGTCGAGACGCACGCGGACGCTGGAGGTGAAAGTGGACCGTCCGAACGTCACCGTGGCGTCGCGCCGGGCGTACTCGCTGAAGACGGAAGGGAAGCCGCCGGCGCCGGTGCAGCCCAAGAAGAAATAG
- a CDS encoding aminotransferase class V-fold PLP-dependent enzyme yields MVSRRGFLRGFSGGVVAAGAIARSGATLGAWEGGQVIAPTLSAAHLKPSGPLDEAYWWKVRSQFNILDGMTFMNNGTEGPVPRVVLEANERFFREIAENPSNNYRREEIDEVRALVAGFVGAEPGEIALTRSTTEGMNIFTHGLDWKAGDEVIYCTHEHGGGIGCITTMAKRVGIKPVVIEIPSPPQSIEQIVGLYEKAITPRTKVIMVSHITYVTGLVTPVKELADLAHRRGLLISVDGAHPLGMMDLNLKALNVDHYAAAGQKWLMCGTGTGVCYVKREVQDRIWPLMGPPGDPKDGAKKYEAVGQRDVPSVLGMTAAVEMQKAIGKANIEARVRALSTRFRTGLKTIPGVKAWTSEDPTFAAGLTLFSVRDIPMANVQQAILNRDRIYIRTMTTGNLNAVRAATHIYNMPEEVDHLLASIRHVSENSSRYMSTVAK; encoded by the coding sequence ATGGTCTCTCGTCGAGGATTCCTTCGTGGGTTTTCGGGTGGGGTGGTGGCCGCCGGCGCCATCGCGCGGTCCGGCGCCACCTTGGGCGCCTGGGAGGGCGGCCAGGTCATTGCGCCGACCCTGTCGGCCGCCCACCTCAAGCCGTCCGGTCCCCTGGACGAGGCGTACTGGTGGAAGGTCCGCAGCCAGTTCAACATCCTCGACGGCATGACCTTCATGAACAACGGCACCGAGGGTCCGGTGCCGCGCGTGGTGCTCGAGGCCAACGAGCGCTTCTTCCGCGAGATTGCGGAAAACCCGTCCAACAACTACCGCCGCGAGGAAATTGACGAAGTGCGGGCACTGGTCGCCGGCTTCGTCGGCGCCGAGCCCGGCGAGATTGCCCTGACCCGGAGCACCACCGAGGGCATGAACATCTTCACGCACGGCCTCGACTGGAAGGCCGGCGACGAGGTGATTTACTGCACCCACGAGCATGGCGGCGGCATCGGCTGCATCACGACCATGGCCAAGCGGGTTGGCATCAAGCCGGTGGTCATCGAAATCCCGTCGCCGCCCCAGAGCATCGAGCAGATCGTCGGCCTCTACGAGAAGGCGATCACGCCACGCACGAAGGTCATCATGGTCAGCCACATCACCTACGTGACCGGCCTGGTGACTCCGGTCAAGGAGCTGGCGGACTTGGCGCATCGGCGCGGGCTGCTGATCTCGGTGGACGGCGCGCACCCGCTCGGGATGATGGACCTGAACCTGAAGGCCCTCAACGTGGACCACTACGCGGCCGCGGGGCAGAAGTGGCTGATGTGCGGCACCGGGACGGGCGTCTGCTACGTCAAGCGCGAAGTGCAGGACCGCATCTGGCCGCTGATGGGGCCGCCGGGGGACCCGAAGGACGGCGCGAAAAAGTATGAAGCCGTCGGCCAGCGCGACGTGCCGTCGGTGCTCGGGATGACCGCCGCGGTGGAGATGCAGAAGGCGATCGGCAAGGCCAACATCGAGGCCCGGGTGCGGGCGCTCAGCACGCGGTTCCGGACCGGGCTCAAGACCATCCCGGGCGTCAAGGCGTGGACGTCGGAAGACCCCACTTTCGCCGCGGGCCTGACCCTGTTCAGTGTCCGCGACATCCCGATGGCCAACGTGCAGCAGGCCATCCTCAACCGCGACCGCATCTACATCCGCACGATGACGACCGGAAATTTGAATGCGGTCCGGGCGGCGACCCACATCTACAACATGCCGGAGGAAGTGGATCACCTGCTGGCCAGCATTCGCCACGTGTCGGAAAACTCGTCGCGCTACATGTCGACCGTCGCCAAGTAG
- the recA gene encoding recombinase RecA, giving the protein MALDERQERIKALDIAVGQIEKQFGKGSIMRLGQNRAVGPVDVISTGALSIDYALGIGGVPRGRVIEIFGPESSGKTTLALQVIAEAQKTGGLAAFVDAEHALDAAYAKKLGVDIDNLLVSQPDNGEQALEIVEVLIRSNSVDVVVVDSVAALVPKAEIEGDMGEAQMGLQARLMSQALRKLTGAVSKSKTSLIFINQLREKIGVMFGNPETTTGGRALKFYASVRIDIRRIGAIKDGENVVGGRTRVKIVKNKMAAPFREAEFDIMYGEGVSREGDLIDIAVEHKIIEKSGAWFAYGGERLGQGRENVKTYLKEHIELRTVIEEKVRKVLGMSREPEPATVGA; this is encoded by the coding sequence ATGGCATTAGACGAACGACAGGAACGAATCAAAGCGCTCGACATCGCGGTGGGCCAGATCGAAAAGCAGTTCGGCAAGGGATCCATCATGCGGCTCGGCCAGAACAGGGCCGTCGGTCCGGTGGATGTGATCTCGACCGGCGCCCTCAGCATCGACTACGCGCTGGGCATCGGCGGCGTGCCTCGCGGACGCGTCATCGAAATCTTCGGGCCGGAATCGTCCGGCAAGACCACTCTGGCCCTGCAGGTCATTGCCGAGGCGCAGAAAACCGGCGGCCTGGCGGCCTTTGTGGACGCCGAACACGCACTCGACGCGGCCTACGCCAAGAAGCTGGGCGTGGACATCGACAACCTGCTGGTGTCGCAGCCCGACAACGGTGAGCAGGCGCTCGAAATCGTCGAGGTCCTGATCCGGTCCAACAGCGTCGATGTCGTCGTGGTCGACTCGGTCGCCGCCCTGGTTCCCAAGGCCGAAATCGAAGGCGACATGGGCGAGGCGCAAATGGGCCTGCAGGCCCGCCTGATGTCGCAGGCGCTGCGCAAGCTGACCGGCGCGGTGTCGAAGTCGAAGACCTCGTTGATCTTCATCAACCAGTTGCGCGAGAAGATCGGCGTGATGTTCGGCAACCCCGAAACCACCACCGGCGGCCGCGCGCTCAAGTTCTACGCGTCGGTGCGCATCGACATCCGCCGCATTGGCGCCATCAAGGACGGCGAAAACGTCGTCGGCGGACGCACGCGCGTCAAGATCGTCAAGAACAAGATGGCGGCGCCGTTCCGCGAGGCCGAGTTCGACATCATGTACGGCGAGGGCGTGTCGCGCGAAGGCGACCTCATCGACATTGCCGTCGAGCACAAGATCATCGAGAAGAGCGGCGCGTGGTTCGCCTACGGCGGCGAGCGCCTCGGCCAGGGCCGCGAGAACGTCAAGACCTACCTCAAGGAACACATCGAGCTGCGCACCGTCATCGAGGAAAAAGTGCGTAAGGTGCTCGGTATGTCCCGCGAACCCGAGCCCGCGACCGTCGGGGCCTAA
- a CDS encoding phosphatase PAP2 family protein — MVLASALAAGGFLWVVLALIASVFPRYRADAWRLLLCIGFTFVITDIVMKPIFDRPRPYQADPTISIIVGKPVATSMPSGHAGRAVAASIAAARMLPGAGWVLWPFALLVGISRVYVGVHWPTDVMVGAVVGLGCAWLVLGGLRLPTFVGRKPDKGLPTEARIVS; from the coding sequence ATGGTCCTGGCCAGCGCACTGGCGGCCGGCGGGTTCCTGTGGGTGGTCCTGGCCCTGATCGCCTCCGTGTTCCCCCGCTATCGGGCGGATGCCTGGCGCCTGCTGCTCTGCATCGGCTTCACGTTCGTCATCACCGACATCGTGATGAAACCGATCTTCGATCGCCCGCGGCCTTACCAGGCCGACCCCACCATATCGATAATCGTTGGCAAGCCGGTCGCGACGTCGATGCCGTCCGGCCACGCCGGCAGGGCGGTCGCCGCATCCATCGCCGCCGCGCGCATGCTGCCGGGCGCCGGGTGGGTGTTGTGGCCGTTCGCGTTACTGGTGGGGATCTCGCGCGTCTACGTCGGCGTCCACTGGCCGACCGACGTCATGGTCGGCGCGGTCGTCGGGCTGGGTTGCGCGTGGCTTGTCTTGGGAGGACTGAGATTACCAACCTTCGTTGGCCGAAAGCCAGACAAGGGCCTGCCAACCGAAGCTCGAATCGTTAGCTGA
- a CDS encoding DUF5916 domain-containing protein, protein MIDGRVTEAVWQTVQPYTNFTQQDPIEGAPASEKTEVRVIVGKGNLYISVIAFDSDPSKIIVSQSRRDASLSETDSIVLALDTFNDNQNAFVFGTNPLGIEYDGQVAREGQSSGVSIGGGGAGGTQRGGISAFNPNRDGDWNVKSQITDRGWEAEIAIPLKTLRYQTGTNQTWGFNVMRNIRHKNEQVYLAPIPRGFDIYRVSMAAKMTGLDLPARRDIKLIPYALASANKDFTLPTDHQLDGKWNVGLDAKWGIRPNLTLDATVNTDFAQVEVDEEQVNLTRFDLFFPEKRPFFLENASTFQFGNPQNIDLFFSRKIGLSSAGVPLDIEVGGRLSGKIGGWNVGVLNIQTDEAENAAGTQIVGQANNFSVLRLQREIGRSSYGAIFVNRQGTGSYAPANDHNRAYGLDANIQLSSSQRLSGFLARTDSGGAASANGSDYAGRAFYNFTNNLWQISGGFSQVGKTFNPEVGFLPRRGYRRPELRVFFQPQPKNIKWIRRFAPHVSYDAYYGFDDKLQTSRAHIHPLEVQPAQGGRFGWFFDHTRDNPTAPFTVYNRDGKRVVIPAGEYSWIQHGFEYFHNPSARVTATIRYRVGQYYDGDFHGPEINSDFRITPKLTTSVGWTNQNITLPYGNFVNNLVPIKANYSFTTLTNISALLQYNGQTGQFSSNIRLAMLTRSGTGLFVVFNDRRDLLSSTVAETLGRSFVVKYTRLVDF, encoded by the coding sequence GTGATCGACGGTAGGGTCACCGAAGCGGTGTGGCAGACCGTGCAGCCGTACACCAACTTCACACAACAAGACCCCATCGAAGGGGCGCCCGCCAGCGAGAAGACCGAAGTCCGCGTCATCGTCGGCAAGGGCAACCTGTACATCAGCGTGATCGCGTTCGACAGCGATCCGTCGAAGATCATCGTGTCGCAGTCGCGGCGCGACGCCTCGCTGAGCGAGACGGATTCGATCGTGCTCGCCCTCGACACGTTCAACGACAACCAGAACGCGTTCGTGTTCGGCACCAACCCGCTCGGCATTGAATACGACGGCCAGGTGGCCCGCGAAGGGCAGAGCAGCGGCGTGTCGATCGGTGGCGGCGGTGCCGGCGGCACCCAGCGCGGCGGCATCAGCGCGTTCAACCCCAACCGGGACGGTGACTGGAACGTGAAGAGCCAGATCACGGATCGCGGATGGGAGGCGGAAATCGCCATTCCGCTCAAGACGTTGCGCTACCAGACGGGCACCAACCAGACCTGGGGCTTCAACGTGATGCGGAACATCCGTCACAAGAACGAACAGGTCTACCTGGCGCCCATCCCGCGCGGCTTCGACATTTACCGCGTGTCAATGGCCGCCAAGATGACCGGCCTCGACCTCCCGGCGCGTCGCGACATCAAGCTGATCCCGTATGCCCTGGCCTCGGCGAACAAGGACTTCACGCTGCCCACCGACCATCAGCTTGATGGCAAGTGGAACGTCGGCCTCGACGCGAAGTGGGGTATCCGTCCCAACCTGACCCTGGACGCCACGGTGAACACCGATTTCGCGCAGGTGGAAGTGGACGAAGAGCAGGTCAACCTGACGCGCTTCGACTTGTTCTTCCCGGAGAAGCGGCCGTTCTTCCTCGAGAACGCCTCGACCTTCCAGTTCGGCAACCCGCAGAACATCGACCTGTTCTTCTCGCGGAAGATCGGCCTGTCATCGGCGGGTGTGCCGCTTGATATCGAAGTCGGCGGGCGCCTGAGCGGCAAGATCGGCGGGTGGAACGTCGGCGTGCTGAACATCCAGACCGACGAAGCGGAGAACGCCGCCGGCACGCAGATCGTGGGCCAGGCCAACAACTTCAGCGTGTTGCGTCTCCAGCGCGAGATCGGCCGATCCAGCTACGGCGCCATCTTCGTGAACCGGCAGGGCACGGGCAGCTATGCGCCCGCGAACGATCACAACCGGGCCTATGGCCTGGACGCGAACATCCAGCTGTCGTCCAGCCAGCGCCTGTCGGGGTTTCTGGCGCGCACCGATTCCGGCGGCGCCGCGTCCGCCAACGGCAGCGACTACGCCGGGCGGGCGTTCTACAACTTCACCAACAACCTGTGGCAGATCTCGGGCGGCTTCTCACAGGTGGGGAAGACCTTCAATCCCGAGGTCGGCTTCCTGCCGCGCCGCGGCTACCGCCGGCCCGAGTTGCGTGTGTTCTTCCAGCCGCAGCCGAAGAACATCAAGTGGATTCGCCGCTTCGCGCCCCACGTGTCGTACGATGCCTATTACGGCTTTGACGACAAGCTGCAAACGTCGAGGGCGCATATCCACCCCCTCGAAGTGCAGCCGGCCCAGGGCGGGCGCTTCGGCTGGTTCTTCGACCACACCCGGGATAACCCGACGGCACCGTTCACCGTCTACAACCGCGACGGCAAGCGCGTCGTGATTCCGGCCGGTGAGTACTCCTGGATCCAGCACGGCTTCGAGTACTTCCATAACCCGAGCGCGCGAGTGACGGCGACCATTCGTTACCGCGTCGGCCAGTATTACGATGGCGATTTCCACGGCCCGGAAATCAACAGCGATTTCCGCATCACGCCCAAGCTGACGACGAGCGTCGGCTGGACCAACCAGAACATCACGCTGCCGTACGGGAACTTCGTCAACAACCTGGTCCCGATTAAGGCGAACTACTCGTTCACGACGCTGACCAATATCTCGGCCTTGTTGCAGTACAACGGCCAGACCGGCCAGTTCTCGTCGAACATCCGGCTGGCGATGCTGACCCGCAGCGGCACCGGCCTGTTCGTGGTGTTCAACGATCGCCGCGACCTGCTGAGTTCCACGGTGGCCGAGACGCTCGGCCGCTCGTTCGTCGTCAAGTACACCCGTCTCGTAGACTTCTAG
- a CDS encoding metal-dependent hydrolase, with protein MPSPVGHLLGGAIVGRAMVPSAVLLCAIAGAAPDLDFLWGRHNMETHSLGAAVFAGLAVLAGTRGKNPRLALAVTLAWSTHVLFDWLGSDDTPPLGVMALWPLNSGFYFANAFVFDAISRRYWLPNFVTHNAWAVIKETLILGPPFLLVTALRWRGRRRSRRPGTA; from the coding sequence ATGCCGAGTCCGGTCGGACACCTGCTGGGAGGAGCAATCGTGGGGCGGGCCATGGTGCCTTCGGCAGTGCTCCTCTGCGCGATTGCCGGTGCCGCCCCCGACCTGGACTTCCTGTGGGGACGCCACAACATGGAGACCCATAGCCTGGGGGCCGCCGTCTTCGCTGGCCTCGCCGTCCTGGCCGGGACCCGCGGCAAGAATCCGCGGCTGGCCCTGGCCGTGACCCTGGCCTGGTCCACGCATGTGCTGTTTGACTGGCTGGGATCGGACGACACCCCGCCGCTGGGGGTGATGGCGCTCTGGCCGCTGAACAGCGGCTTCTATTTCGCGAACGCGTTTGTCTTCGACGCCATCTCGCGGCGGTACTGGCTGCCGAACTTCGTCACGCACAACGCGTGGGCCGTGATCAAGGAGACCCTGATCCTCGGCCCACCGTTCCTCTTGGTTACAGCACTTCGATGGCGAGGGCGACGCCGTTCCCGCCGCCCAGGCACAGCGTAG